A genomic segment from Variovorax paradoxus B4 encodes:
- a CDS encoding YqiA/YcfP family alpha/beta fold hydrolase, translated as MDPQATHLLYLHGFRSSPRSTKARLMAARVAREHPDLQWWCPQLPPSPREAIDMVMKGIADWPRKSMAVVGSSLGGFYATYVAGMTRCRTVLLNPAVHPARDLARYIGDQTAWHDPAEHFYFRPEYIQELRTMEVGALTRPERVLAIIAKGDEALDWHETSARYPDSNIKLLEGGDHALSDFEENHLDDVIAFINPV; from the coding sequence ATGGACCCGCAAGCCACTCATCTGTTGTACCTGCACGGATTCCGCTCCTCGCCCCGCTCCACCAAGGCGCGGCTGATGGCCGCGCGCGTGGCCCGGGAGCACCCCGACCTGCAGTGGTGGTGTCCGCAATTGCCGCCCTCTCCGCGCGAAGCCATCGACATGGTGATGAAGGGCATCGCGGACTGGCCGCGCAAGTCGATGGCCGTGGTCGGCTCCTCGCTGGGCGGCTTCTATGCCACCTACGTGGCCGGCATGACGCGCTGCCGCACCGTGCTGCTGAACCCGGCGGTGCACCCGGCGCGCGACCTCGCGCGCTACATCGGCGACCAGACCGCGTGGCACGACCCGGCCGAGCACTTCTATTTCCGGCCCGAGTACATCCAGGAGCTGCGCACCATGGAGGTCGGCGCACTCACCCGCCCCGAGCGCGTGCTGGCCATCATCGCCAAGGGCGATGAAGCGCTCGACTGGCACGAAACCTCGGCACGCTACCCCGACAGCAACATCAAGCTGCTCGAGGGCGGCGACCATGCGCTGTCCGATTTCGAGGAAAACCACCTCGACGACGTGATCGCGTTCATCAATCCCGTCTGA
- a CDS encoding response regulator transcription factor, giving the protein MLKPMNIEAMDPGKTHRWGVLVVEDDSRARAFFEASVQRSASLFWLGSAGTVHEALAWMAQTTIIPDVLLVDLGMPDGSGLDVIREAVARFPGCEPLVISVFGDEENVLASIEAGAVGYIHKDAAPEDIAQTIVEMKAGASPISPMIARRVLAKYRSLQLAGTLAAAPPEAAIGNTAPSLLSAREHEVLTLIARGFSYAEIARLKGLSVHTVQTHIKNLYGKLAVHSKSEAVFEATRLGLLSHPG; this is encoded by the coding sequence ATGCTCAAGCCCATGAATATCGAGGCCATGGATCCCGGGAAGACGCACCGCTGGGGCGTGCTCGTGGTCGAGGACGACAGCCGCGCGCGCGCCTTCTTCGAGGCGAGCGTGCAGCGCAGCGCCAGCCTTTTCTGGCTTGGAAGCGCCGGCACGGTGCACGAAGCATTGGCGTGGATGGCCCAGACCACCATCATTCCCGACGTGCTGCTCGTCGATCTCGGCATGCCCGACGGCAGCGGGCTCGACGTGATCCGCGAGGCCGTGGCGCGCTTTCCCGGTTGCGAGCCGCTGGTGATCTCGGTCTTCGGCGATGAGGAAAACGTGCTTGCCAGCATCGAGGCCGGCGCCGTCGGCTACATCCACAAGGACGCCGCGCCGGAGGACATTGCACAGACCATCGTGGAGATGAAGGCCGGTGCCTCGCCCATCTCGCCCATGATTGCGCGGCGGGTGCTGGCCAAGTACCGCAGCCTGCAGCTGGCGGGAACGCTCGCCGCCGCCCCGCCCGAGGCGGCCATCGGCAACACCGCGCCCAGCCTGCTGTCCGCTCGCGAGCACGAGGTGCTGACCTTGATAGCGCGCGGTTTTTCCTACGCCGAAATTGCACGCCTCAAGGGCCTGAGCGTGCACACGGTGCAGACACACATCAAGAATCTCTACGGCAAGCTGGCCGTGCATTCCAAGAGCGAGGCCGTGTTCGAGGCCACGCGCCTCGGCTTGTTGTCCCACCCGGGGTGA